The following are encoded in a window of Campylobacter concisus genomic DNA:
- a CDS encoding response regulator transcription factor, producing the protein MQEVLEILKKTSVLVVEDDDMARELIISGLKPYCEQVIGACNGQDGVEKFKKQGFDIVMSDIHMPVLNGFEMMNEMKRTKPHQKFIVFTSYDSDENLIKSMEEGAMLFLKKPIDMKDLRSMLISLSFERDEKLVYLSDEVSINLKREKIYKNGIEIYLSFLQNKIFWLFAYNLNKLVTYEMIEEFVYESDVSKAAIQNVILRLKRELGVKFKNISESGYILITKSE; encoded by the coding sequence ATGCAAGAAGTCTTAGAAATTTTAAAAAAGACGTCCGTCTTGGTAGTTGAAGATGATGATATGGCAAGAGAGCTTATTATTAGCGGGCTTAAACCTTATTGCGAGCAGGTAATTGGTGCTTGCAATGGACAAGATGGCGTGGAGAAATTTAAAAAGCAAGGTTTTGATATCGTGATGAGCGATATTCATATGCCAGTGCTTAATGGCTTTGAGATGATGAATGAGATGAAGCGCACAAAGCCACACCAAAAATTTATCGTCTTTACCTCTTATGATAGCGATGAAAATTTGATAAAAAGCATGGAGGAAGGGGCGATGCTTTTTTTAAAAAAGCCTATTGATATGAAGGATCTTAGATCAATGCTTATTAGTTTAAGTTTTGAACGAGATGAAAAGCTAGTTTATTTAAGTGATGAGGTGAGTATAAATTTAAAAAGAGAGAAAATTTATAAAAACGGCATTGAAATTTATCTTAGCTTTTTGCAAAATAAGATATTTTGGCTCTTTGCTTATAACCTAAATAAGCTAGTTACTTATGAGATGATAGAAGAATTTGTCTATGAGAGCGATGTTAGCAAGGCGGCTATCCAAAATGTGATACTTCGCCTAAAACGCGAGCTTGGTGTAAAATTTAAAAACATCAGCGAGAGTGGATATATTTTAATCACAAAATCTGAATGA
- a CDS encoding hydroxymethylpyrimidine/phosphomethylpyrimidine kinase — protein sequence MKKILIIAGSCNSGTAGLQADIKTCARLNCYSATAVTSLVAETTDAVKSVVCLEPSFVKDQLNTLAEEFSFDAIKIGMLFSEEIMEVVREFLLAQNTKVVLDPVCVSKSGHKLIKDSALAKLKELMSLATVTTPNLDEANVLFGDDYKDLPCDVIVKKHISEDSSIDTLYKKDGSLRNFKTPLVNPLVMSGTGCSFSTALACFLAKGKSLEESIQLSKEYICSIIKESIDTKLGKNRLLWHGAK from the coding sequence ATGAAAAAAATTCTAATCATCGCAGGCTCTTGCAATAGTGGCACAGCTGGGCTTCAAGCAGATATAAAAACATGTGCTAGGCTTAATTGTTATAGTGCAACAGCGGTAACTTCTTTGGTTGCTGAGACTACGGATGCTGTAAAGAGTGTAGTTTGCTTAGAGCCTAGTTTTGTCAAAGATCAGCTAAATACGCTTGCGGAAGAATTTAGCTTTGATGCGATTAAGATAGGTATGTTATTTAGTGAAGAGATTATGGAAGTGGTGCGTGAGTTTTTACTAGCTCAAAACACCAAAGTAGTGCTTGATCCAGTTTGCGTCTCAAAAAGCGGACACAAGCTTATAAAAGATAGTGCGTTGGCAAAGCTAAAAGAGCTAATGAGCTTAGCTACAGTAACTACTCCAAATTTAGATGAGGCAAATGTACTTTTTGGTGATGATTATAAAGATTTGCCTTGTGACGTCATTGTAAAAAAACATATCAGCGAAGATAGCAGTATAGACACACTTTATAAAAAAGATGGTTCACTAAGGAATTTTAAAACCCCACTTGTTAATCCGCTTGTGATGAGTGGAACTGGTTGTAGTTTCTCAACTGCACTTGCTTGCTTTTTAGCAAAGGGCAAGAGCCTAGAGGAGTCTATACAACTTTCAAAAGAGTATATTTGCTCTATCATAAAAGAGAGCATAGATACAAAACTTGGTAAAAATCGCCTACTTTGGCATGGAGCGAAGTAA
- a CDS encoding RDD family protein, which translates to MAKQKAKIAPIWARAKAFVIDLFIIGMPIFYATTYLVLDGKEAFLHNQIAIFGANSLISLIMCLFFSIKAQTPGYKAQEIYLINLKTGRKLSFFHTILRQICFAFAGFSILGLCLCFFRKDKLNLHDIITHSAAVQRSEG; encoded by the coding sequence TTGGCAAAGCAAAAGGCAAAAATCGCACCTATTTGGGCTAGAGCAAAGGCCTTTGTTATCGATCTTTTTATCATCGGTATGCCGATATTTTATGCGACAACATATCTTGTGCTTGATGGCAAAGAGGCATTTTTGCATAACCAAATTGCCATTTTTGGTGCAAATAGCTTGATCTCACTTATAATGTGCCTTTTTTTTAGCATAAAAGCACAAACTCCAGGCTATAAAGCACAAGAAATTTATCTGATAAACCTAAAAACTGGCAGAAAACTAAGCTTTTTTCACACCATCTTGCGCCAAATTTGCTTTGCCTTTGCTGGCTTTAGCATACTTGGGCTTTGCCTTTGTTTCTTTAGAAAAGACAAACTAAATCTGCACGACATCATCACTCACTCAGCTGCCGTGCAAAGATCAGAGGGATAA
- the purM gene encoding phosphoribosylformylglycinamidine cyclo-ligase, protein MISYKDAGVDIDAGNSFVEAIKPFVKSTQTPNVIGGIGSFSGAVRLPSGYKNPAILGATDGVGTKLRLAIDAKKFDGVGEDLVAMCVNDLICNFATPLFFLDYYATAKLEIESAKEVVKSIANGCKKAQCALIGGETAEMPSMYEKGDFDLAGFAVGIAEADEIDRSKFVKSGDVLVALPSSGLHSNGFSLARKVVSELGLKFDEKVGDKKLIDVLLEPTRIYVSDFLRLKDKITAMAHITGGGIVENLPRVFPAGLGAKVQKNAIKTPEIFKIIAQKVEESEMMRTFNMGVGMILVVPKENVDAVLASSDGYVIGEVVNGKGVELV, encoded by the coding sequence ATGATAAGCTATAAAGATGCTGGAGTGGATATAGATGCTGGAAATAGCTTTGTTGAGGCGATAAAGCCTTTCGTAAAATCTACACAAACACCAAACGTCATAGGTGGCATTGGGTCATTTTCAGGAGCAGTCAGACTACCAAGTGGGTATAAAAATCCAGCTATTTTAGGCGCGACCGATGGCGTTGGCACGAAGCTTCGCCTAGCTATCGACGCTAAGAAATTTGACGGCGTTGGCGAGGATCTAGTCGCAATGTGCGTAAATGATCTCATCTGCAACTTCGCCACACCACTCTTTTTCCTCGACTACTACGCGACTGCAAAGCTTGAGATAGAAAGCGCCAAAGAGGTAGTAAAAAGCATCGCAAATGGCTGCAAAAAGGCGCAATGCGCACTTATTGGTGGTGAGACAGCTGAGATGCCATCGATGTATGAAAAAGGCGACTTCGATCTTGCTGGATTTGCCGTTGGTATCGCTGAGGCTGATGAGATCGATAGGAGCAAATTTGTAAAATCTGGTGACGTTTTAGTCGCACTTCCAAGTAGCGGTCTGCACTCAAATGGCTTCTCTCTTGCAAGAAAAGTAGTTAGCGAGCTTGGACTAAAATTTGATGAAAAAGTAGGCGATAAAAAGCTCATCGACGTACTTCTTGAGCCAACTAGAATTTACGTGAGCGACTTTTTAAGATTAAAAGATAAGATCACAGCAATGGCTCACATTACCGGTGGTGGCATAGTTGAAAACTTACCTCGCGTCTTCCCTGCTGGGCTTGGCGCAAAGGTGCAAAAAAACGCTATAAAAACGCCTGAAATTTTTAAAATCATCGCTCAAAAAGTAGAAGAAAGCGAGATGATGAGAACCTTTAACATGGGCGTTGGCATGATATTGGTTGTGCCAAAAGAAAACGTAGATGCTGTCCTAGCTAGTAGCGATGGCTACGTGATCGGTGAAGTAGTAAATGGCAAAGGCGTAGAGCTAGTTTAA
- the coaE gene encoding dephospho-CoA kinase (Dephospho-CoA kinase (CoaE) performs the final step in coenzyme A biosynthesis.) has protein sequence MQKFPNAYVITGSIASGKSTAINLLKERGFSVIDADVIAHEQLEICKCEIVEFFGKQILDETGKIERKKLGAIVFNDPKKLKILEQILHPKIKEEILSCATKLECLGQVYFVDIPLFFEKEDLYAEFKNVAVIYAPKELLLRRLMSRNGLSLEDAKARVELQMDIEQKRKKANFIIDNSGDKENLEQELEKFLRQIYG, from the coding sequence TTGCAGAAATTTCCAAACGCTTATGTTATTACAGGCTCTATTGCTAGCGGTAAAAGTACGGCTATAAATTTGCTAAAAGAGCGAGGCTTTAGCGTGATTGATGCGGACGTGATCGCTCATGAACAGCTTGAAATTTGTAAATGTGAGATAGTGGAATTTTTTGGCAAGCAAATTTTAGATGAGACTGGCAAGATAGAGCGCAAAAAACTAGGTGCCATTGTTTTTAATGATCCAAAAAAATTAAAAATTTTAGAGCAAATTTTGCATCCAAAGATAAAGGAAGAAATTTTATCTTGCGCTACAAAGCTTGAGTGCTTGGGACAGGTTTATTTTGTCGATATCCCTTTGTTTTTTGAAAAAGAGGATCTCTACGCTGAGTTTAAAAATGTAGCCGTGATTTACGCACCAAAAGAGCTTTTACTAAGGCGTCTAATGAGCAGAAACGGTCTAAGTTTAGAGGATGCAAAAGCAAGAGTGGAGCTTCAGATGGATATCGAGCAAAAGCGAAAAAAAGCAAATTTTATCATAGATAATAGTGGTGATAAAGAAAATTTAGAGCAAGAACTAGAGAAATTTCTAAGGCAAATTTATGGCTGA
- the dapF gene encoding diaminopimelate epimerase: protein MQVSKYNASGNDFVIFHTFLSKDRSELARQICSRTNGVGADGLIVLLPYEKGVKWEFYNSDGSYAAMCGNGSRAAARYAYLNGLVSSNEFVLLTGSGEVVASVKNECVEVVLTSPKILSEPLNEGGKTWYFYDTGVPHLVNFTQNLDEFDVKECRALRQKYNANVNLAKFEGGVLKVRTYEKGVEDETLACGTGMAACFYGATLNLNAAQCLKVYPKSGEELGLRLESGKILFSGAVKHCFDTSIEI from the coding sequence ATGCAAGTTTCAAAGTACAACGCTAGCGGTAATGATTTTGTCATATTTCATACATTTTTGAGCAAAGACAGAAGCGAGCTAGCAAGGCAAATTTGTAGCCGAACAAACGGCGTGGGAGCTGACGGGCTAATAGTACTTTTGCCTTACGAAAAGGGCGTGAAATGGGAGTTTTACAACAGCGACGGAAGCTACGCTGCGATGTGTGGCAATGGCTCGCGCGCGGCTGCTAGATATGCCTATCTAAATGGTCTTGTTAGTTCAAACGAATTTGTCTTGCTAACTGGTAGCGGCGAGGTTGTGGCAAGTGTTAAAAATGAGTGTGTCGAGGTTGTGCTAACAAGTCCAAAAATTTTAAGCGAGCCACTAAATGAAGGCGGCAAAACTTGGTATTTTTACGATACTGGCGTGCCTCATCTTGTAAATTTCACGCAAAATTTAGATGAATTTGACGTCAAAGAGTGCAGGGCGCTTCGCCAAAAGTACAACGCAAATGTAAATTTAGCCAAATTTGAGGGTGGAGTTTTAAAGGTTAGAACCTACGAAAAGGGCGTAGAGGACGAGACGCTAGCTTGTGGCACTGGCATGGCGGCTTGCTTTTACGGCGCTACTTTAAATTTAAACGCAGCGCAATGCCTAAAAGTCTATCCAAAAAGTGGCGAGGAACTTGGCCTTAGACTAGAAAGCGGCAAAATTTTATTTAGTGGAGCGGTGAAACACTGCTTTGATACGAGTATTGAAATTTAG